In the genome of Raphanus sativus cultivar WK10039 chromosome 4, ASM80110v3, whole genome shotgun sequence, one region contains:
- the LOC108853139 gene encoding cytosolic sulfotransferase 1-like, which yields MNEKELPEQLRDDNLSEETKTLISSLPSTKDFIGKLYNYQGCWYYPNTLQGVLNFQKGFKPQETDIIIASYPKSGTTWLKALTVALLERLKDISSSDALHPLQSDNPHGIVPFLEFGLYLKSSTPDLTKFSSPRLFSTHMPLHTLQIPFEDSPCKIVYVCRDVKDVLVSQWYFRCAYLQKELDKRLLESLFESLCNGVGYFGPFWEHVLSYWRGSLEYPKHVLFMRYEEMKSDPAVQVKRLAEFLGCPFTEEEEEEESGSVDKILELCSLRSLSSMEINKTGSKYDVHHSNYFRKGEVGDSKNHLTHEMENKINMIIEEKYKGSGFKY from the coding sequence ATGAATGAGAAGGAGCTCCCCGAGCAGTTGAGAGATGATAACTTAAGCGAAGAAACCAAGACATTAATCTCTTCGCTTCCTTCGACCAAAGATTTTATAGGGAAGCTCTACAACTACCAAGGATGTTGGTACTATCCCAACACCCTCCAAGGTGTCCTGAACTTCCAGAAAGGTTTCAAGCCTCAAGAAACCGACATAATCATCGCTTCTTACCCTAAATCTGGCACCACTTGGCTCAAAGCTCTCACTGTCGCTCTCCTTGAGAGATTGAAGGACATTTCTTCTTCTGATGCGCTTCACCCTCTGCAATCAGATAATCCTCATGGCATAGTACCCTTCTTGGAGTTCGGTTTGTATCTCAAAAGCTCAACACCTGACCTGACCAAGTTCTCATCTCCCAGGCTGTTCTCGACACACATGCCGTTACATACGCTTCAAATACCCTTCGAGGACTCTCCATGCAAGATCGTATACGTGTGCAGGGACGTGAAGGACGTGTTGGTATCGCAATGGTATTTCAGGTGCGCTTATCTTCAAAAAGAATTAGACAAAAGGCTTCTAGAGTCTTTATTTGAGTCGTTATGCAATGGAGTTGGCTATTTTGGACCCTTTTGGGAACATGTACTAAGCTATTGGAGAGGTAGCTTGGAATATCCCAAGCATGTCCTCTTCATGAGGTACGAGGAAATGAAGTCAGATCCTGCTGTTCAGGTTAAGAGACTTGCAGAGTTCTTGGGTTGTCCATTCAccgaggaggaagaagaagaagagagcggATCTGTGGACAAGATCTTGGAACTTTGTTCTCTGCGTAGTCTGAGCAGTATGGAGATCAACAAGACTGGAAGTAAGTACGATGTGCATCATTCTAATTATTTCCGCAAAGGAGAAGTGGGCGACTCCAAGAATCATCTGACTCATGAGatggaaaataaaatcaacatgATCATCGAGGAAAAATACAAAGGCTCCGGTTTTAAATACTGA
- the LOC108837966 gene encoding uncharacterized protein LOC108837966, protein MYKIITKIISKKLKRVLLECISPNQAAFLKGRSLGENVLLSTELIRDYQKATCQRSSMLKVDIRKAFDTVTWDFVLKVLEAQGFLPLFRTWIRECISTPRFSVAFNGELAGFFRGKKGLRQEDSISPYLFIMVMEVLSKLLERAAENRQFRLHPKCEDPRLTHRQESLPNVNLSRHMEH, encoded by the coding sequence ATGTATAAGATCATCACAAAGATAATATCAAAGAAGTTAAAGCGGGTTCTGCTAGAATGCATCAGTCCGAATCAAGCTGCATTCTTAAAAGGTAGAAGCTTGGGTGAAAATGTTTTGCTGTCCACAGAGCTTATAAGGGATTATCAAAAGGCTACTTGTCAAAGAAGCTCCATGCTCAAGGTTGATATACGAAAGGCATTTGATACGGTCACTTGGGACTTTGTTCTTAAGGTTCTTGAAGCGCAGGGGTTTCTTCCTCTATTCAGAACCTGGATACGTGAGTGTATATCAACGCCTAGATTCTCGGTTGCATTTAATGGAGAACTGGCTGGTTTTTTCAGGGGCAAAAAAGGGCTAAGGCAAGAAGACTCTATCTCTCCATATCTTTTCATTATGGTTATGGAAGTGTTGTCTAAACTTCTGGAGAGAGCTGCTGAAAATAGGCAATTTCGTCTACACCCGAAATGCGAAGATCCGAGACTCACTCATAGACAGGAGTCCTTACCAAACGTTAATTTGTCTCGTCATATGGAACATTAG
- the LOC130510493 gene encoding uncharacterized protein LOC130510493: MASESPEVVVAPVMENGGAESSSSSKGKEEEQLESELSKKLEITEDAVEENEEDAEEDGSKGETSTKKKKKKRVKARRSLNRLIHLQSLSLSFFHLESFLKVKSNSTRMTVCGEQHLKRRESWSVWRSLYTTLYARLPKFIAR; this comes from the exons ATGGCGAGCGAAAGCCCTGAAGTCGTTGTTGCTCCCGTTATGGAGAATGGTGGCGCTgagtcctcctcctcctccaaaggGAAAGAGGAGGAACAATTAGAGTCGGAGCTTTCGAAGAAGCTTGAGATTACAGAGGATGCAGTAGAAGAGAACGAAGAAGACGCAGAAGAAGATGGAAGCAAAG GTGAGACatcaacgaagaagaagaagaaaaaaagagtaaaagcAA GAAGAAGCCTCAACAGACTGATCCACCTACAATCCCTGTCGTTAAGCTTTTTCCATCTGGAGAGTTTCCTGAAGGTGAAATCCAACAGTACAAGGATGA CAGTTTGTGGAGAACAACAtctgaagagaagagagagttgGAGCGTTTGGAGAAGCCTATATACAACTCTGTACGCCAGGCTGCCGAAGTTCATCGCCAG GTAG